From Paraflavitalea devenefica, the proteins below share one genomic window:
- the xylA gene encoding xylose isomerase: MKIVTGSTEFFKGIPAIKFEGLQTDNPLAYRWYDENKVVAGKPMKDWLRFAVAYWHSFCGSGADPFGEATHLFPWDVKKDPVERAKDKADAAFEFITKMGLPYYCFHDVDVVEYTNDVEDNDKRLATLTQYLKEKQDASGVKLLWGTANLFSNRRYMNGAATNPDFHVLTHAAAQVKAALDATIALGGENYVFWGGREGYMSLLNTNMKKEKEHLARFLHVSKDYARKNGFKGTFFIEPKPCEPTKHQYDYDAETVIGFLRQYDLLNDFKLNLEVNHATLAGHTFQHELQVAVDAGLLGSMDANRGDYQNGWDTDQFPTNLNELAETMLIILEGGGFKGGGINFDAKIRRNSTDPEDLFHAHIGGVDTFARALITADAILQKSAYKKIRQERYSSFDGAEAKAFEAGKSTLEDLRAYAIKNGEPATRSGKQEFIENIINNYL; encoded by the coding sequence ATGAAAATAGTAACCGGGTCTACGGAATTCTTCAAAGGGATTCCTGCCATCAAATTTGAAGGCTTGCAAACAGATAATCCATTGGCCTACCGCTGGTACGACGAAAACAAAGTGGTAGCCGGCAAACCCATGAAGGACTGGCTGCGTTTTGCTGTAGCTTACTGGCATTCTTTCTGCGGTAGCGGCGCCGATCCTTTTGGAGAGGCCACGCATCTTTTCCCCTGGGATGTTAAAAAAGATCCTGTTGAAAGGGCTAAAGACAAAGCCGATGCTGCTTTTGAATTCATCACCAAAATGGGCCTCCCTTATTATTGCTTCCATGATGTGGATGTAGTGGAATATACCAACGATGTGGAAGACAATGACAAAAGACTGGCCACCCTCACCCAATATTTAAAGGAGAAACAGGATGCCAGTGGCGTAAAGCTGTTGTGGGGCACCGCGAACCTGTTCAGCAACAGGCGGTATATGAATGGCGCTGCCACCAATCCCGATTTTCATGTGCTCACCCATGCCGCAGCACAGGTGAAAGCAGCCCTCGATGCTACCATTGCACTGGGCGGCGAAAACTACGTATTCTGGGGCGGCCGCGAAGGCTACATGAGTCTGCTCAATACCAACATGAAAAAGGAGAAAGAGCACCTGGCCCGCTTCCTGCATGTATCCAAAGACTATGCAAGGAAAAATGGCTTCAAAGGCACCTTCTTCATTGAGCCCAAGCCCTGCGAGCCTACCAAGCACCAATACGATTACGACGCAGAAACCGTGATCGGCTTCCTGCGCCAGTATGACCTGCTGAACGATTTCAAACTGAACCTCGAAGTAAACCACGCCACGCTGGCCGGCCATACCTTCCAGCATGAGCTGCAGGTAGCGGTAGATGCCGGTTTATTGGGCAGTATGGATGCGAACCGCGGTGATTACCAGAATGGCTGGGATACCGACCAGTTCCCCACCAACCTCAATGAGCTTGCCGAAACCATGCTCATCATCCTGGAAGGTGGTGGATTTAAAGGTGGTGGCATCAACTTCGACGCCAAGATCCGCCGTAACTCTACCGATCCGGAAGACCTCTTCCATGCGCACATTGGTGGTGTGGATACTTTTGCCCGGGCGCTCATCACGGCTGATGCCATCCTGCAAAAAAGTGCGTATAAAAAGATCCGCCAGGAGCGCTACAGCTCTTTTGATGGTGCAGAAGCAAAAGCTTTTGAAGCAGGGAAATCCACGCTG